In one Lycium barbarum isolate Lr01 chromosome 7, ASM1917538v2, whole genome shotgun sequence genomic region, the following are encoded:
- the LOC132603700 gene encoding uncharacterized protein LOC132603700 — MKISGYKSHDAHFIMHYLLQVAVRKVLPKIVSLTLIRLGNFFRVICSKVISRRDLEKLDSEIVEIICDLERIFHPAFFDIMPHLPIHLVNEIRLGGPTHLRWMYPNERHLCKLKTFVRNRSCAEASIAEGFLAEECLTFCSRYLRDGVKTRFSRYEIEDDECAQNLSPIFPKIGHPIGIEKKKDSTFMMDPQLRYEAHRYALFNTGDEQVEKFIEEHKNVMSNHTRSNARARAMNHSREFSSWFEEKVKNVEVPDYLIWLSRMPNVVGKRYTAYFINGYRFHTKSRDAPRKTQNSGVTLAATTNSFASSRDQNPIDGEVIYYGVIQDIIEIDYYGHFSVVLFRCDWFHNEVDEYGLTRVYFNKLCSKR, encoded by the exons ATGAAAATATCAGGGTACAAGAGTCATGATGCTCATTTTATAATGCATTACCTGCTCCAGGTTGCCGTTAGAAAAGTGCTGCCCAAGATTGTTTCATTAACCTTGATTAGATTGGGAAATTTCTTTAGAGTTATATGTAGTAAGGTTATAAGTAGAAGAGATCTTGAGAAATTGGATTCTGAAATTGTTGAAATAATATGTGACCTGGAAAGGATTTTTCATCCAGCATTTTTTGATATAATGCCACATTTACCTATTCATTTAGTGAATGAAATTAGGCTTGGGGGTCCGACTCATCTTCGCTGGATGTATCCCAATGAGAGGCACCTATGTAAGTTGAAGACGTTCGTTCGTAATCGATCTTGTGCAGAAGCATCAATAGCAGAGGGTTTTTTGGCCGAAGAGTGCTTGACCTTTTGTTCAAGATACCTACGCGATGGTGTGAAGACAAGATTCAGTAGGTACGAGATTGAGGATGATGAATGTGCTCAGAATTTGTCACCTATATTCCCTAAGATAGGCCATCCAATTGGAATTGAGAAGAAAAAGGATTCGACTTTTATGATGGATCCACAGTTACGTTATGAGGCACATCGATATGCTTTATTCAACACTGGAGATGAACAAGTTGAAAAGTTTATCGA GGAACATAAGAATGTAATGAGTAATCATACTAGATCAAACGCACGGGCAAGAGCAATGAATCATAGTCGGGAATTCAGCAGTTGGTTTGAAGAGAAAGTTAAAAATGTTGAAGTACCCGATTATCTAATATGGCTATCTAGAATGCCTAATGTGGTGGGCAAGAGATACACTGCATATTTCATTAATGGATACCGATTTCATACAAAAAGTCGGGATGCCCCACGAAAGACTCAAAATAGTGGAGTGACGCTAGCAGCAACAACAAATAGTTTTGCTAGTTCTAGGGACCAAAATCCCATAGATGGAGAGGTTATTTATTATGGAGTTATTCAAGATATCATTGAGATTGATTATTATGGCCATTTTAGTGTTGTACTGTTTAGATGTGATTGGTTTCATAATGAAGTAGATGAATATGGGTTAACTCGGGTATACTTCAATAAGTTATGCAGTAAAAGATGA